The following are encoded in a window of Helicobacter ganmani genomic DNA:
- a CDS encoding KdsC family phosphatase → MIKLIVLDVDGTLSDGSLIYSNEGVEMKAFNVKDGLGIAMWIKLGGEVAIITGRKSKLVENRARELRITYLKQGVSDKAKALEEILKEANLSLKEVAIIGDDLNDLSMLKLVKYSFAPSDAVKEVKRNVHKVLKHKGGKGAVREMIDDLIKKEKLQVKLYEIFA, encoded by the coding sequence ATGATTAAGTTGATTGTGTTAGATGTAGATGGAACTTTGAGTGATGGGAGTCTGATTTATAGCAATGAGGGTGTAGAAATGAAAGCGTTTAATGTAAAAGACGGCTTAGGAATTGCGATGTGGATTAAACTTGGAGGAGAAGTTGCAATTATCACAGGACGCAAATCCAAGTTGGTTGAAAACCGAGCACGAGAACTTAGAATCACCTATCTCAAACAGGGTGTAAGCGACAAGGCAAAAGCTTTAGAGGAGATTTTAAAAGAAGCAAATCTCTCGCTTAAAGAAGTTGCAATCATTGGAGATGATTTGAATGATTTGAGTATGCTAAAGCTTGTCAAATATTCCTTTGCACCCTCTGATGCGGTAAAAGAAGTGAAACGAAATGTTCATAAAGTGCTTAAACATAAGGGTGGTAAGGGTGCTGTGCGTGAGATGATTGATGATTTAATAAAAAAAGAAAAATTACAAGTTAAACTTTATGAAATCTTTGCTTAA
- the hisB gene encoding imidazoleglycerol-phosphate dehydratase HisB has product MKTLTRNTKETKITATLEVYGEGKVEISTKIGFFNHMLESLCKHANWNLKLQCVGDVEVDFHHSVEDCGIVLGALLKDSLFPIQKVERFGNASIVMDEACVECDLDLSNRPFLFFDLETRGKVGDFDCELVEEFFRAVVINAGISAHIVQKRGKNQHHLIEASFKAFAVALRRASARNEALGIPSTKGIL; this is encoded by the coding sequence ATGAAAACTCTTACACGCAATACCAAAGAAACGAAAATCACTGCAACTTTAGAAGTTTATGGTGAGGGTAAGGTGGAGATTTCAACAAAAATTGGATTCTTTAATCATATGTTAGAATCGCTTTGTAAGCATGCAAATTGGAATCTTAAATTGCAGTGTGTGGGCGATGTGGAGGTAGATTTTCATCATAGTGTGGAGGATTGTGGAATTGTGCTTGGTGCCTTGTTGAAAGATTCGCTTTTTCCAATTCAAAAAGTGGAACGTTTTGGGAATGCTTCTATCGTAATGGACGAGGCATGTGTGGAGTGCGACTTGGACCTTAGTAACCGTCCTTTTTTGTTTTTTGATTTGGAAACTAGAGGCAAAGTTGGCGATTTTGATTGTGAGCTAGTAGAAGAGTTTTTTCGTGCTGTGGTTATAAATGCTGGAATCTCTGCGCATATTGTTCAAAAACGTGGCAAAAATCAACACCATTTGATAGAAGCTTCCTTTAAGGCTTTTGCTGTTGCTTTGCGTAGAGCAAGTGCTAGGAATGAGGCACTTGGAATCCCAAGCACAAAGGGGATTCTATGA
- a CDS encoding septal ring lytic transglycosylase RlpA family protein gives MNTSQQAHKATMKPYRVNGKWYYPTQVALGETYEGIASWYGPKFHGKKTSNGETYSMYAHTAAHKTLPMNTIVRVTSKENGKSTIVRINDRGPFVTGRIIDLSNSAARDIEMVGKGTARVHLEVIGFNGTISDSMPLNQETLARSEYKVAHTQERMQLSHFLVQIGAFKNKSGAVKYQSTHANAHGYQAVIREYVAQGSPIYRVLLSGFKSEAEARDFIASQKIAGAFITTE, from the coding sequence ATGAATACAAGCCAACAAGCACATAAAGCCACAATGAAACCTTATAGAGTCAATGGAAAATGGTATTATCCAACACAAGTAGCATTGGGAGAAACTTATGAAGGAATTGCGAGTTGGTATGGTCCAAAATTTCACGGCAAAAAAACTTCTAATGGAGAAACTTATAGTATGTATGCGCATACAGCGGCACATAAAACTTTGCCTATGAATACGATTGTGCGTGTAACAAGCAAAGAAAATGGTAAATCTACGATTGTGCGCATTAATGATAGAGGTCCTTTTGTAACGGGGAGGATTATTGATTTGTCTAATAGTGCGGCAAGAGATATTGAGATGGTGGGTAAAGGTACGGCACGCGTGCACTTAGAAGTTATTGGCTTTAATGGCACGATTTCAGATTCTATGCCCCTCAATCAAGAAACTTTGGCAAGAAGCGAATACAAAGTCGCGCATACGCAAGAGAGAATGCAACTTTCGCATTTCCTTGTGCAAATTGGTGCTTTTAAAAACAAAAGTGGTGCTGTGAAATACCAAAGCACCCATGCAAATGCGCACGGCTATCAAGCCGTGATTCGGGAATATGTTGCGCAAGGCTCTCCTATTTATCGTGTTTTATTGAGTGGATTTAAGAGTGAGGCAGAGGCAAGGGATTTTATCGCTTCACAAAAAATAGCAGGAGCATTTATTACTACAGAGTAG
- a CDS encoding lytic transglycosylase domain-containing protein, whose amino-acid sequence MKFFYFLLLIATLGFAQFDIMGYDTHSEEVLKTFDVEPEFLNNEYFVDVKNSFLSDARQDYLLQKFKSGYEFIPTLKEMFLKEGIPQEFLYLAMIESGFSLTAKSSKRAIGMWQFMPKTAKSLGLEINAQIDERKDPIKSTKAAITYLKQLKESFGKWYLAAIAYNCGDGRLRRAISEAGSDSLSVLLDPEIKYIPLESRMYIRKILSVSLMFRNVDTLKTNNYDYFLNRGANSLLTSIEVPPATPLSKIAAQVGLSLKELKYYNPQFKRNIAPTYAKSYSVYVPYQFLARYKSEVQTKEKLQVKSYLVHRVGKGETIHSIAKRYGVPSKRITQYNAIQNANSLSINQEIIIPLEKDKA is encoded by the coding sequence ATGAAATTTTTTTATTTCCTTTTATTGATTGCAACTTTGGGATTTGCTCAATTTGACATAATGGGTTATGATACGCACAGCGAGGAGGTTTTAAAAACCTTTGATGTAGAACCAGAATTTTTAAACAATGAATATTTTGTTGATGTGAAAAATTCTTTTTTAAGTGATGCGAGACAAGATTATTTGCTACAAAAATTCAAAAGTGGCTATGAGTTTATTCCTACACTTAAAGAAATGTTTTTAAAGGAAGGAATCCCGCAAGAATTCCTGTATCTTGCGATGATTGAATCTGGATTCTCTTTGACTGCTAAGTCTAGCAAACGCGCAATAGGAATGTGGCAGTTTATGCCCAAAACCGCTAAATCTTTAGGATTGGAGATTAATGCTCAAATTGACGAGCGCAAAGACCCAATCAAATCCACAAAAGCTGCAATTACTTATTTAAAGCAATTAAAAGAAAGCTTTGGTAAATGGTATCTTGCTGCAATTGCCTATAATTGCGGTGATGGACGCTTAAGGCGCGCAATCAGCGAAGCGGGTAGTGATTCATTGAGTGTGCTTTTAGACCCTGAAATCAAATATATTCCATTAGAAAGTCGTATGTATATTCGCAAGATTCTTTCTGTTTCTTTGATGTTTCGCAATGTGGATACCTTAAAAACGAATAATTACGATTATTTCTTAAATCGTGGAGCAAATTCTTTGCTTACTTCAATTGAGGTGCCACCAGCTACTCCATTAAGCAAAATTGCCGCACAAGTGGGATTGAGTTTGAAAGAGTTGAAATATTATAATCCACAATTCAAACGCAATATCGCTCCAACTTATGCGAAATCTTACTCTGTGTATGTGCCTTATCAGTTTTTGGCGCGCTATAAATCTGAAGTGCAAACTAAAGAAAAATTACAAGTTAAATCTTATTTGGTACATCGCGTAGGCAAGGGAGAGACGATTCATTCTATCGCCAAACGTTATGGTGTGCCAAGCAAACGCATTACGCAATACAACGCGATTCAAAATGCAAATTCCCTTTCTATCAATCAAGAGATTATTATTCCTCTTGAAAAGGATAAAGCGTGA
- a CDS encoding lysophospholipid acyltransferase family protein, whose protein sequence is MGILSYQKHLKNFKQNLKSKNRKISIKLLPPILAFIIKILSYLVRFEFQISPKTLEKIAHNETFIIAFWHGELLLQPLVSNKFLNRQQKVSVLISQHFDGDLIAQTMQYFNIGSLRGSSSKGGIRALLGAVKKIENQEYIAITPDGPRGPYHSVADGIVLLSQKSKAPIVISRILYQNAWRFNSWDRFQVPKPFSKVICVVKEPLGVESLELAEAKNLIQSKMEEDELNQVLRNIQ, encoded by the coding sequence ATGGGTATTTTAAGTTATCAAAAACATCTTAAGAATTTTAAACAGAACTTAAAGAGCAAGAATCGTAAGATTTCTATTAAATTGCTACCGCCCATCTTAGCTTTCATTATCAAGATTCTATCCTATTTAGTTCGTTTTGAATTTCAGATTTCTCCAAAAACTTTGGAGAAAATTGCACATAATGAAACATTTATCATTGCATTTTGGCACGGCGAGCTTTTGTTGCAACCTTTGGTGAGTAATAAGTTTTTGAATCGTCAGCAAAAAGTTTCTGTGTTGATTAGCCAGCATTTTGATGGGGATTTGATTGCTCAAACGATGCAATATTTTAACATCGGTTCTCTACGCGGTTCAAGTTCCAAAGGAGGAATACGTGCGCTTTTGGGGGCGGTAAAGAAAATTGAAAATCAAGAATATATTGCTATCACGCCTGATGGTCCGCGTGGTCCTTACCATAGTGTCGCAGATGGAATCGTGCTTTTATCACAAAAATCTAAAGCTCCCATTGTGATTTCAAGGATTCTTTACCAAAACGCTTGGAGGTTTAATAGCTGGGATAGATTCCAAGTGCCAAAGCCTTTTAGTAAAGTTATTTGTGTAGTGAAAGAGCCATTGGGAGTGGAATCTTTGGAGCTAGCAGAAGCAAAGAATCTTATCCAATCTAAAATGGAAGAAGATGAGCTAAATCAAGTGCTAAGGAATATTCAATAA
- the miaB gene encoding tRNA (N6-isopentenyl adenosine(37)-C2)-methylthiotransferase MiaB yields the protein MGKKLYIQTLGCAMNERDSAHIIAELQEKEHYFLTQNPKEADLILINTCSVREKPEKKLFSEIGQYAKLKKQDAKIGVCGCTASHLGDVILKRSKSVDFVLGARNVSKISQIIHQKRVAWVDIDYDDSAYVFSQNPNSTLKGMINISIGCDKKCTYCIVPHTRGNEISIPAALILDEAKRMVGDGVKEILLLGQNVNNYGKRFSNEHRAINFTQLLNEISQINGLERIRFTSPHPLHMDDDFISEFARNPKICKSIHMPLQSGSNAILQKMRRGYTKEWFLNRIEKMRSLIPCLSVGTDIIVGFPTESEEDFLDTLDMLEKVRFDTLYSFIYSSRPHTQAQKWLEEDKSVKLVDEEVAKERLMLLKERHKEILTEDNFKQIGKIHSILFESFDEENLLLEGRSDTNKLVRVKAGRNLVGEICKVKISQIKGAQLLGELI from the coding sequence TTGGGTAAAAAACTTTATATCCAAACTCTTGGTTGTGCAATGAATGAACGCGATAGTGCGCATATTATCGCGGAATTACAAGAAAAGGAGCATTATTTTTTAACGCAGAATCCAAAAGAAGCAGATTTAATTTTAATTAATACTTGTTCTGTGCGTGAAAAACCAGAAAAAAAGTTGTTTTCAGAGATTGGACAATATGCTAAACTCAAAAAACAAGACGCAAAAATTGGCGTTTGTGGTTGCACAGCAAGCCATTTGGGAGATGTGATTCTTAAACGCTCCAAGTCGGTTGATTTTGTGCTTGGTGCGCGCAATGTTTCTAAAATCTCGCAGATTATTCACCAAAAACGCGTTGCTTGGGTAGATATTGATTACGACGATAGTGCTTATGTTTTTAGTCAAAATCCCAATTCCACCTTAAAGGGTATGATTAATATTTCTATTGGTTGTGATAAAAAATGCACTTATTGCATTGTCCCGCACACAAGAGGAAATGAGATTTCAATCCCTGCTGCGCTGATTTTAGATGAAGCAAAACGTATGGTAGGCGATGGCGTAAAAGAGATTCTGCTTCTTGGGCAAAATGTCAATAACTATGGGAAACGTTTTTCAAATGAACATCGTGCGATTAATTTCACGCAACTTTTAAATGAGATTTCTCAAATTAATGGGTTGGAACGCATTCGTTTCACTTCGCCGCACCCTTTACATATGGACGATGATTTTATTTCTGAATTTGCGCGGAATCCCAAAATCTGCAAGTCCATTCATATGCCCTTACAGAGTGGTTCTAATGCGATTCTGCAAAAAATGAGGCGTGGATATACTAAGGAATGGTTTTTGAATCGTATTGAAAAAATGCGCTCACTCATTCCTTGCCTAAGTGTCGGGACAGATATTATTGTAGGATTCCCGACAGAAAGTGAAGAAGACTTTTTGGACACCTTGGATATGCTAGAGAAAGTGCGTTTTGATACTCTTTATAGTTTTATTTATTCATCTCGTCCCCATACGCAAGCTCAAAAATGGTTAGAAGAGGACAAGAGTGTGAAATTGGTTGATGAGGAAGTTGCAAAAGAGCGTTTAATGCTTCTAAAAGAGCGTCATAAAGAAATCTTAACAGAAGATAATTTTAAGCAAATAGGAAAAATTCATTCTATTTTGTTTGAAAGTTTTGATGAGGAAAATTTATTGCTTGAGGGGCGAAGCGATACCAACAAACTTGTGCGTGTTAAGGCGGGACGCAATTTGGTAGGAGAGATTTGCAAGGTAAAAATCAGTCAAATTAAAGGTGCGCAACTTTTGGGAGAGTTAATCTAA
- a CDS encoding HP0268 family nuclease, with protein sequence MDIKLAREHINEKPTKVTIKKLEEMLEEKKSDIFYCDKENSHKEMQSLLEYFEKKGKRAYFREVRYGLDEGDYMYEMHIL encoded by the coding sequence ATGGATATTAAATTAGCACGCGAACATATTAATGAAAAGCCAACAAAAGTTACAATTAAAAAATTAGAGGAAATGTTAGAGGAAAAAAAATCTGATATTTTCTATTGTGATAAAGAAAATTCCCATAAAGAAATGCAATCTTTGTTGGAATATTTCGAAAAAAAAGGCAAGCGAGCCTATTTTCGTGAAGTACGTTATGGGTTAGATGAGGGTGATTATATGTATGAAATGCATATTCTATAA
- the nusA gene encoding transcription termination factor NusA: MEKILDIIEGIAYEKGLPIESVSEAVKEAVIKVAKETLDSNIYYEAEIDKKNKTLHLYQVISVCENDSSDVEDKNNFISLSEAKKHDNEIKVGDELRYELSLEDMSRSAVNSLFRELEYKIQRLIEAQLFDKYKSQIGKIVSGNVVRIDDLGNTYVEIDEIRAILPKKNRIKGEEFNVGQVIGAVLKHVGIDRQNGITIELSRTTPKMLEELLRLEVPEIKDGEVEIVNCARIPGERAKVALKTISAKIDPVGATVGIKGVRINAVSKELKNESIDCIEYSAQPEIYIARALSPALVISVALDENKAIVNITSEQKPKAIGKSGINIRLASMLTGFEIELKEIDNLNQSTKQTTETNSQEAPKNNLDILSSLFKE; the protein is encoded by the coding sequence TTGGAAAAAATACTAGATATTATTGAAGGAATCGCCTATGAAAAAGGGCTTCCAATAGAAAGTGTTTCAGAGGCAGTTAAAGAAGCAGTCATTAAAGTTGCTAAAGAAACTTTAGATTCCAATATTTACTATGAAGCAGAAATTGATAAAAAAAATAAAACACTTCATCTTTACCAAGTAATTAGCGTATGCGAAAACGATAGCTCCGATGTAGAAGATAAAAATAATTTTATCTCGTTAAGTGAAGCCAAAAAACACGACAATGAAATTAAAGTGGGAGATGAATTGCGCTATGAATTAAGTCTAGAAGATATGAGCAGAAGTGCTGTAAATTCCCTCTTTAGAGAACTTGAATACAAAATCCAACGTTTAATTGAAGCGCAACTTTTTGATAAATATAAATCACAAATTGGAAAAATCGTTAGCGGGAATGTCGTGCGGATTGATGATTTGGGAAATACTTATGTAGAAATTGATGAAATCCGCGCCATTTTACCTAAGAAAAATCGTATCAAAGGTGAAGAATTTAACGTAGGACAAGTGATTGGCGCTGTGCTAAAGCACGTTGGGATTGACCGCCAAAATGGAATCACTATTGAATTAAGTCGCACAACACCCAAAATGCTAGAAGAGCTTTTGAGATTAGAAGTACCAGAAATCAAGGACGGGGAAGTAGAAATTGTCAATTGTGCAAGGATTCCGGGAGAACGCGCGAAAGTCGCCTTAAAAACCATTTCTGCAAAAATTGACCCTGTGGGTGCAACAGTTGGTATTAAGGGTGTGCGTATCAATGCTGTCTCAAAAGAACTTAAAAACGAAAGCATTGATTGTATAGAGTATTCTGCGCAACCAGAAATTTACATTGCGCGTGCGCTTTCTCCTGCTCTCGTCATTAGCGTAGCACTAGACGAAAATAAAGCTATCGTCAATATCACAAGCGAACAAAAACCCAAAGCCATTGGAAAAAGTGGAATCAATATCCGCCTAGCCTCTATGCTCACGGGATTTGAAATTGAACTAAAAGAGATTGATAACCTCAATCAAAGCACAAAACAAACGACTGAAACTAATTCGCAAGAAGCACCTAAAAATAATCTTGATATTCTTTCTTCACTTTTTAAAGAATAA
- a CDS encoding peptidylprolyl isomerase, which translates to MIGWMQKHKKYLIITIWISTIAFVGAGFVGWGSYSFSSTSNAVAVVGDRKISIEKLQREYAKLYNLYNQLFNGDLDNEQAKKIGIEEQALNNLISRALRLNYAYDLGLRISKEEVIDALIAMDTFQNNGQFDNEIYKRLLADNQLRPKDFEEELGESLLLEKLNAILEIPLTPLETEMMGAIYFTEDHVKIHILKQSDITFTPAQEAIKKYWEENQDIYQTERGYEIASILISPDSIGANEENLKKYYEDFKNQFLNANGQLLTFQEAKEQVLEKYKDAQAEKESLKEYIALRKGENSKAEISTLYEGDETYGVEFLDLLSQAKEQSTIKPIKTKKGYLTAKVIKIIPSKPKTYEAAKLDATEDFINFEKAKLLEEKAKSQLANFQGVDVGYLSRESRAVLKGLNEQESQDFISQLFTKTKAKDYIFLQDKIILYEILDQRLKNSDIMAKNLDFLTQNGMQVKSRLVDVAFMEHLLKIYKIVKKI; encoded by the coding sequence ATGATTGGCTGGATGCAAAAACACAAAAAATATTTAATCATTACCATATGGATTAGCACTATTGCTTTTGTTGGTGCGGGATTTGTAGGCTGGGGAAGTTATAGTTTTTCAAGCACGAGCAATGCAGTTGCGGTAGTTGGGGATAGAAAAATTAGCATTGAAAAACTACAACGCGAATATGCAAAACTCTATAATCTCTATAATCAGCTTTTTAATGGAGACTTAGACAATGAGCAGGCTAAAAAAATAGGGATTGAGGAACAAGCTTTAAACAATCTTATTTCACGGGCTCTAAGGCTTAACTATGCTTATGATTTAGGATTGCGTATCAGCAAAGAAGAAGTGATTGATGCCCTAATCGCAATGGATACTTTCCAAAATAATGGTCAATTTGATAATGAAATTTACAAACGTCTTTTAGCAGACAATCAACTGCGTCCAAAAGATTTTGAAGAAGAATTGGGCGAAAGTTTGTTACTTGAAAAACTAAATGCTATTTTGGAGATTCCATTAACTCCACTTGAAACAGAAATGATGGGTGCTATCTATTTTACAGAAGACCATGTCAAAATTCATATTCTCAAACAATCTGACATCACTTTCACTCCCGCTCAAGAAGCTATTAAAAAATATTGGGAAGAAAATCAAGATATTTATCAAACGGAACGTGGCTACGAAATTGCAAGCATTTTAATCTCTCCTGATAGCATAGGAGCAAATGAAGAAAATCTCAAAAAATATTATGAGGATTTTAAAAACCAATTCTTAAATGCCAATGGGCAGCTTTTGACTTTCCAAGAAGCAAAAGAACAAGTTTTGGAAAAATACAAAGACGCACAGGCAGAAAAGGAATCCCTAAAAGAATATATTGCTTTACGCAAAGGAGAAAACTCTAAAGCAGAAATAAGCACCCTCTATGAAGGTGATGAAACTTATGGGGTAGAATTTTTAGACTTACTTAGTCAAGCCAAAGAACAAAGCACCATTAAACCTATCAAAACAAAAAAAGGCTACCTCACCGCAAAGGTGATAAAAATTATTCCAAGCAAGCCAAAAACCTATGAAGCAGCCAAATTAGACGCCACAGAAGATTTTATTAATTTTGAAAAAGCAAAATTATTAGAAGAAAAAGCAAAATCTCAATTAGCAAACTTTCAAGGTGTGGATGTGGGCTATTTAAGTCGTGAAAGTCGTGCGGTTTTAAAGGGCTTAAACGAACAAGAAAGTCAAGATTTTATCTCCCAACTTTTTACGAAAACTAAAGCAAAAGATTACATTTTCTTGCAAGATAAGATAATTTTATATGAAATCCTTGACCAAAGACTAAAAAATTCTGATATAATGGCAAAAAATTTAGATTTTTTAACACAAAATGGTATGCAAGTCAAATCTCGTCTCGTTGATGTCGCCTTTATGGAACATTTATTGAAAATTTATAAAATTGTTAAAAAAATCTAA
- the ftsA gene encoding cell division protein FtsA, with protein sequence MEQILLGIDIGSTKICAIIANCKDGVPHIIGTGFHKSQGLKKGSITNIEQASRAIKDAVNDAKRVAGTNINKAVISISSAYTKSTDSSGVLNCLNNEIGIKEINRVIQSALYNASIPNEYEVVHILPYNFKLDDQDFIDDPMGMSGGRLEVSVRIITAQKLSLGNLKKAIKTAGIEIENIVLASYASSIAVLTEDEKNLGVACIDMGGSTCELMIHVGNSLRYNDFLGVGSNHITNDLAMALHTPQSIAEQVKIQYGGFPRTSEDTENLIEIPSIGGSDNDKHQVSLAVVHNVVYARVEETLMILAKSLEHSNLKDQLGSGIVLTGGMVQLDGIRDLAAALFNAPVRLANPIEIDGLFTDLKGPECSTAIGLILYASGKYTNYEIDSEKRIRYLNEKLGEETEQLSKNIHLINPLQEKQSSIANPVNSVPKSAADIKQDLSNITEIKKIQPKNNNFIRQMWEKLTQMF encoded by the coding sequence TTGGAGCAAATACTTTTAGGTATTGATATAGGTTCAACAAAAATCTGTGCAATCATTGCAAACTGCAAAGATGGAGTTCCTCATATCATTGGCACAGGGTTTCATAAATCACAAGGACTTAAAAAAGGCTCAATCACTAATATAGAACAAGCGAGTCGCGCCATTAAAGATGCCGTAAATGACGCAAAACGTGTGGCAGGCACAAATATTAATAAAGCTGTTATTTCTATCTCTAGTGCTTACACCAAAAGCACTGATAGTTCCGGAGTGCTTAATTGTCTAAATAATGAAATTGGAATCAAAGAAATCAATCGCGTGATTCAGAGTGCGCTTTATAATGCCTCTATTCCAAACGAATACGAAGTGGTGCATATTTTGCCCTATAATTTTAAATTAGACGACCAAGATTTCATTGATGACCCTATGGGAATGAGTGGCGGTCGCCTAGAAGTTTCTGTGCGCATTATTACTGCACAAAAATTAAGCTTAGGGAATCTCAAAAAAGCCATTAAAACTGCGGGAATTGAGATTGAAAACATTGTGCTTGCCTCTTATGCTTCGTCTATTGCTGTTTTAACTGAAGATGAGAAAAATCTAGGAGTCGCTTGTATAGATATGGGTGGGAGCACTTGTGAGTTAATGATTCATGTTGGAAACTCCTTGCGTTATAATGACTTTTTAGGTGTAGGTTCTAATCATATCACGAATGACTTGGCAATGGCATTGCACACGCCGCAATCTATTGCAGAACAAGTAAAGATTCAATATGGTGGCTTTCCAAGAACTTCAGAAGATACAGAGAATCTAATTGAGATTCCAAGTATAGGTGGTAGCGACAATGACAAACATCAAGTTTCACTTGCGGTGGTGCACAATGTCGTCTATGCACGTGTAGAAGAAACACTAATGATTCTAGCCAAATCATTAGAGCATAGCAACCTAAAAGACCAGCTAGGAAGTGGAATCGTACTTACAGGTGGTATGGTGCAACTAGATGGAATCCGTGATTTAGCAGCTGCACTCTTTAATGCACCTGTGCGTCTTGCGAATCCCATAGAAATTGATGGTTTATTCACAGACTTAAAGGGACCAGAATGCTCCACAGCAATCGGGCTGATTCTTTATGCTTCAGGCAAATATACCAACTATGAAATTGATTCGGAAAAACGCATTCGCTATCTTAATGAAAAGCTAGGAGAAGAGACAGAGCAATTATCAAAAAACATTCATCTTATCAATCCTTTGCAAGAGAAACAATCTAGTATTGCAAATCCAGTCAATAGCGTCCCAAAAAGCGCGGCAGATATTAAACAAGATTTAAGTAATATCACAGAAATTAAGAAAATCCAACCCAAAAATAACAATTTCATAAGACAGATGTGGGAAAAACTTACCCAAATGTTTTGA
- the ftsZ gene encoding cell division protein FtsZ, giving the protein MIEVQEVSPKFGANIKVIGVGGGGSNMIGHLINTGTYEGIELAVANTDAQAINSSNAPIRIQLGAKLTKGLGAGMKPQVGKDAALESYEELKQFLENTDIVFISAGLGGGTGTGAAPVIAKAAKEVGALTVSIVTKPFRWEGRQRAKLAEEGYRELKAESDSIVVIPNEKLLSIVDKNLGLKDSFRIVDDVLVRAVNGMSGVILSHSAGDINVDFADVKTVMHHKGMALMGIGESSGADAAKEAIKMAIESPLFDNMSINGAKGVLVHFYFNPDYPLAEISNAMEIVEGNTDPEAEVIFGTTTDSSLERDKVRITIVATGFERDVAQSTSNPQEVSQNEESSTLKLVNPKDMSQKINQQDSITLARKKVSGGEFANDDFLDIPAFLRRQMD; this is encoded by the coding sequence ATGATAGAAGTTCAAGAAGTTAGCCCAAAATTCGGTGCAAACATTAAAGTAATCGGTGTCGGTGGTGGTGGCAGCAATATGATTGGGCATCTAATCAATACAGGGACTTACGAAGGAATTGAATTAGCAGTCGCAAACACAGACGCGCAAGCTATTAATAGCTCTAATGCACCAATTAGAATCCAACTTGGAGCAAAACTCACAAAAGGTTTAGGGGCGGGAATGAAGCCTCAAGTGGGCAAAGACGCAGCATTAGAGAGCTATGAAGAACTAAAACAATTCTTAGAAAATACTGATATTGTCTTTATTTCTGCTGGGCTTGGTGGAGGAACAGGAACAGGTGCAGCACCTGTGATTGCTAAAGCAGCAAAAGAAGTAGGAGCACTCACAGTTTCCATTGTTACTAAACCTTTCCGCTGGGAAGGAAGACAACGCGCCAAACTAGCCGAAGAAGGATATCGTGAATTAAAAGCAGAAAGTGATTCTATTGTTGTAATCCCTAATGAAAAACTCCTCTCTATTGTAGATAAAAATCTTGGATTAAAAGATAGCTTTAGAATCGTTGATGATGTTCTTGTGCGAGCCGTAAATGGAATGAGTGGGGTAATTTTATCCCATAGTGCGGGTGATATTAATGTGGATTTTGCCGATGTTAAAACCGTAATGCACCACAAAGGTATGGCACTTATGGGAATTGGTGAATCTAGCGGTGCAGATGCTGCAAAAGAGGCAATTAAAATGGCAATTGAATCTCCTTTGTTTGATAATATGTCTATTAATGGTGCAAAAGGTGTTTTGGTGCATTTCTACTTCAATCCTGATTATCCATTGGCTGAAATTTCTAATGCAATGGAAATCGTAGAGGGCAATACAGACCCAGAAGCAGAGGTCATCTTTGGAACAACAACAGATTCGAGTTTAGAGCGCGATAAAGTTAGAATCACAATCGTTGCCACAGGATTTGAACGTGATGTAGCACAATCTACTTCCAATCCTCAAGAAGTAAGTCAAAACGAAGAAAGCTCCACATTAAAACTTGTAAATCCTAAAGATATGAGTCAAAAAATCAACCAACAAGATAGCATTACACTTGCAAGAAAAAAAGTCAGTGGCGGAGAATTTGCTAATGATGATTTTTTAGATATTCCTGCATTCTTACGCCGACAAATGGATTAA